The sequence AATATAAACTTCCACAGTTTAATAATTGTCCTGTGGCTAAGTTAGTGAATGTTTTCGTTCTTGGTTAAAATTGTGGAATTTAGGGTTAAATGGGTATCATGTCTACACTTAATCttaagtggttttaaaaaattagtatgtttatatacagagaaaaaagaataaaatggcaaataagaaagaaatgttaacatttgctAAATCAGCATGAAGGCATATGAGAGCTCATTTCATAATTCTTTACAATTgtctgtaatttaaaatttattttataaaaatacattaaatacattaaaaacttaaaaaatcttGGAGAATAGAAGAAGCTGTCCAGTAGAAACAAACATACAACCTTTTTTTCTGAGCTCATTTTGAGATAAAtaactctaattttttttattctccaGCTCTGACCTATCTGTGACACTTCATTCCTTGACAGATGGACATCCAGGAATGGGAGGTGACCAATCATGGATCACACGATTCCCCTCGGTGGGATTCTAGCTCAGTGTGGAGATGGAGGTGCTCCTTTCTGGATCTTCTTCCTGTTGTATATCGTCAGCCTGTTAGCAAACAGCACAATCATGGGACTCATCTTTCTGAATCCAAAAtgcacacccccatgtacttcctCCTCTCACCCTTGACTGTCACTAACATGTCCTATGCTTCCAAAAATGAACCCAAGGTGCTGATGAACCTagtgaaacaaaatagaaacatcTCCTCTGTTCCATGTATAATGCATACACTTTTGCATTTGGATTTTGTTCATGCAGAGTGCTGATTTTGTTGATGATGTTCTACTGACAGGTATGTGGTGACCTGCTCCCACTCATACTGCCATCATGAGCTGGAGGTGTGCTATTAGTAAAGCAGAAATACTTAGGGAAAGCTTAATCAAATCAGGAACTATGTAAAAACTCCTAAAATATATTAAACGTTTAAGATGTTGTTAAATGGATGAAATTTATTAGTATATGTTTAAATGGTCCTGAATGCAATGGTTTTGAGCATTGCTCAAACTTTACACTTTTAGGTTATGATAATTGCTAGCTAATAAGTCAAGACTTAATCgactgttaaacatttttttctgaaaatttttttccccGATACTTCTTAATGTTTGAACCAACCTGTCTGAAGATGGTTTGGGGTGACACCAAACAGCCTGAGACAACATTGATATCGCCAACATAATTTGTCTTTCATGGTGGCAAATGGTCCTCTGGATTCATGCAACCAGTTTGAGCAATTGTCTTCATGATGCTAATGGTGATAAAATAAGTGATGGATAGTTTTGTATAGTTGTCAGCTAAAACATTTCCTTTAGCATTAAAAagtattctctttattttgtacTTTAATAACTGAAGTTTTGTTTAGATGTGCAATTGTCTGaagtcattaatttatttttcaattattattagGGTGTCTGACAAAGTTAATAAcctctttattttcataatatacTAAAACTATGGTCTACCCCAAACTCAGATCTACTACTAGTAAAGGTGTAAACTTCCAAATCTTTAGCAAGGAGGCATGGTTGTTTCCAAGTGCTCAGATTAACCATTTTAGTAGATGAATATTGGCAAAGAAGTAATTTCATCATAAGTACTATTGTTTGAATTTAGGACTCAaatttgggaaagaaagaaaaaaaatattggataAAATTGGTCATCACATTGAGAATAGAGCATATTCTTGGTGTTGAAATACATAAAAAGGTTTTCAGTCTTGCTTTAGAATAACAATATTTAAGAACCggcaagatttttttaaaaaacttttgatATGAGAACATGATTCCAATGTAAGAGTATGGAAGAAGTGCAAAAATGTATATGAAAGGTCAAGGCATTTTTGAACTATTGCATTTCTCATTTACATCGTTAGTAGGCATTTTATTGACTAGGCTTGATAAGATGTGACAGATAATATAtatgacaacatagatgaaatggaaggacattttgctaaatgaaataGGCCAGTCACAGGACAGGTTACtgaatgattccacttacatgagttatctaaaatagtcaaactcatcaAAACAGATAGTTGGGTGATGCTTGCCAGGGGCAGGGGGGAAGGTGAAGAGTTGTTCAATGGATTTAATGTTTCTGTAGCGCAAGGTGAGTAAGTTCCAGAGATCTGGTGTACAAtattgtgcctatagttaacaatgatGTATTTTGAAAACTCTTGAATTTCTTCATGTTTATTAGTATTCACTTGTAATTAGACTCATGTCCATCATAAAATGTAAGTATTTCTACTCGTGTATGTACTGTGTGCTTCTAAGTTACTCACAGTCTAGTAAAGTTGAACTGTGatttaaatgaagaataaatttaaaataaagttttctgcattaattaaaatcaaaactaagaaaaaagaaaatattagtaaaagaaattcagcaaaacaaaataagaatatattataataaagtttttttttatttccaacatgaaaaatagttatttaacattaaaacaaattacaaatataatCTGCCACATTAACAAAGTAAAGGATATTACCATATGGCCATTTCGGTAGATACATAAAAGTgcttaacaaaattcaacagttcAAGATTAAAGTCTTTACAGCCTAGTATAACAGTAAGTCTTCTTAAAGTTAATCTACaaagaatagtaataataaaacccAATACAACAGACATCATATTTAGTAGTGAACTGCTAGCATCTCCTTTAAGATAAAGAGTAATACAAGGATGTACACCATTACCAATTTTTTAACTTATCTTCAGATTTTTACTAGAGATCCTAAGCAATGCAgtaagcaaaaaagaagaaatacatgcATGGGCATACGCACATatatttgagaaagaagaaataaactgtatttatatgcaaatgacatgattgtatATGTAGGAAATCCAAATTAATCTTCtaacatattatttaaattataagaaaGTATAACAAGGTAGATTGATACAAAACCAATATGAAAatctattatgtttttaaatagtaGTAACAAACAATTATTACGAAAGTTCACAAAATTCATACAGGGATAGATCAATACACAAATCCAATAAAATAGATTGGCAGTAGATTTATGCCTTTAATACCATTTGCTACATGGCATGTAATAACAGATCACCAGGGAAAGGAAGGACTttgcaataaatggtgctgggtcaGCTGAGTATACCTAAAGATACTAAAACCATGGAGAAAGCTCAATTCCTGGTGTGTTTCACACCTAAGTGTGAAGGGCAAAACTGTAATGATTTAGAAGATATGTAAacgaagacttttaaaaataaacaaaattgctATTGTAAAATAATACGCCAAGTTGAAAAATTTTAGATtgcattgaaagaaaatattgataaatatgaCTAGTTTAGAATAAGAAATTTCATTGACAAGCAAAAGTTACAAActctacttatttattcattttttattttattttactttttgctttttgaaatctGGGATTCAGTATGAACTTGAGGTTTACAATTGGAAACTGTTCATTCTTTTACAAGATACTTCATATTTTAATGCACGTTTTGAGGAAGACAGATGATAATAAATGTTCAGATCTTGTTGGCATAAGACAACAAATATAGACTTCAACTCAAATGTTGCAGAGCAATTTATCAGTGGAATATTTTGCTAATGAGAAGCAGGTAGAAACTGAGAAGAAACCAGTGTGCCATTGTATGAAGGCTAGAAATGGGCATGTTGATTTTAAAATCGGATGAGGAGAACCaagaaaggcagaaggaaagtgTAACATATACTATTATACAAAACTTTATATTTCAGGTGGAAAAGAGAAGCCAAATAGATTCAAAATGTTCTGATTATTGGAAATAAGTTACCTTGGTCTCTGAATATCAGAGTAATTTTCAGCTTTAAAATTCTGCTCCATTAGGCTACACAATTCCCGTCTTTATATGGTAAAGTTTATCTTTTACAAGAACTCCTAGCTCTCCTAACGCTTAGTTATTGACAATTTTTCCTTCTGATGTTCTCATCCATGCAAAATTATTATCGGTTACCAGACAATGATCAAGAATTACATTTCCTATTAATTTTGGGTGAGAGAATGTCTCTCTGAATACATAGTTAAAACTTGGACTCCTTCGACATAGACATATAAAGTTTCTAATAAAGTCcctatataatttaaaagaaaacaactaatATTCTTGTAAATtcactataaaaaaattaatatgtgcAAGGTGTCTTTGTCCTTGTTTTTTTTGGATTGCTAGTATTATTATCTAAATATGATGGAGCAGCCATGGAGGTATCTAGTCCATAGACCATGAAGTCATGGTGTATTTTAGATGTTATCAGCCTCAGTCTAGGATGGCTCCACAGTGACCACTGAGTCTTATCCTTAAAATGCATCTAATCACATGGCGTGATCACTTAAGACCCACTCAGTGAGGGCCGATAACCATAAATGAGGTGGAACAGGGTTCTAGATCTAGAACAAGTTTAGCAGCTGCTGTCCCTGGGTCCCATTTGATCAGCCATGTATTtccataaataatgttttattgaaacacagccacacaATTCATTTACAAAAGCtgtctatggctacttttgcCAGAGTTGAGTTGTTATGATGGGCAAGAAGGCcctcaaagacttaaatatttttgtatagctTTTGGCAGAAAAAGTTCACTAGACATATATCTGGAAAATATGTAATTGCTCTTATTAACTCAATGGGTACAAACTTTGCTAGTATTGGCGGTTTCCAAATTACTGGAATTAGATTTCCAATAATTCCAGAGATgtataatacattaaaaattttagacattctagATGGTATAAAATAGCATCTCACGGTggcctttatttaaattttcttgctGACTAATTGTGATGAGCagcatttcatgtgcttattaaccACTTGCATTTCTTTTGAGAAGAGTCAGTCCAGGTGCTCTgcctattttataaatttggttctttataaatttggttgtttattttttgtattatgaATTTTAAGGAGTTCTTTATATGCACCAGGCAAAAAGTATAcggcaaaataaaattgaaagataatataactCATTCCGTGAAcatttgaagtatcctcatactaCCTACTGTTTCTTTGCAGGATACAAGTAGTGGGAACTTGTGTTTCTTAATGGTGACTTGATGAGCAGAGTGACTAACTTTGAAGGGGTCCAATATTAatcagtttttcaaattttatatcttttgctTTTTGCGTCTTCTCTGCAAATTTACTTCTACACAGTCATGAaagaatttatctattttcctctCAAATTTTGAAGTTTCCGTTTATAAGTATGGGTCTATAGTATTACATTTTAAGGCAGAATTTATTGTAGTTCAGAACAAAAACACCAACATTCATATTTCACAGGCAAGAGCCCCCCCCCCCATGTTATCTTTGAGGTCTCTCACATGGGCATCGCTTTCTACAGTGCTCTCCTCAGGGCACCCTTGACCTCTGCATTCCGGAGGCTGTAGATAAGGGGGTTCAGCATAGGGTTgacaaaactgtaaaataagaaaaggatCTTCTGCTGCTCCTCAGGATGGTGGGATGTGGGGGCCATGTACATGACAATGGCACTGCCAAAGAAGAGCCCAACCACAcagaggtgggaggagcaggtggagaaggCCTTCTTGCGGCCCTCCCCTGACTGGATCCTCAGGATGGCGACCAGGATGCGTGAGTAGGAGACCAGCACCAAGCAGAGGGGCCCCACTAAGATAAACACAGAAGCAGCAAAGATAACCACTTGGTTGAGCCAGGTGTCAGCACAGGCCAGCTTGAGCACAGACAGGATTTCACAGAAGAAGTGGTTGATTTCATGTGGCCCACAGAAGGGCAACCTCAAGATCAGAACTAAATGGACCAGGGCCAAGAAAAAGCTAAACACCCAGGAAGAAATGGCTAGGACCACGCACACTCTCCAGCTCATGATGACAGTGTAACGTAGTGGGTGACAGATGGCCACGTACCTGTCATAGGACATCACCAGCAAGATCAGGCACTCTGTAGCAGCAAAAGCCAAATACAAGAATGTCTGCATTATGCACGGAACAAAGGAGATGGTTCTTTTCTGGTTCACAAGATTTGCCAGCATCTTGGGGACATTATTGGAAGCATAGGACATGTCAATAATGGCCAGGTAtgagaggaagaagtacatggggatGTGCAGTCTGGAGTCTACGCAGATAAGCCCCAGAATGACCCCATTCCCCAGCAGGGTGAGCATatataagagagagaaaagtcCAAAAAGGAAAAACTCCAGTGCTGGATTGACCTGGAATCCGAGCAGGGTGACTTCTGTGATCCATGTCTGGTTGCCTCCCATGCTCctgaggcagagaaagacaaGACCTCATGCACTACAGGAACATTAAAGTCGTATAGCAATGTAAGGTGCAAAATATTTACTCAACATTAGAGGAAACATTAAGAAGTGCCTCACTTCGGGTGGATTTTCTAGAATTCATTTTTAGATATGTTGCAAAACTTAATGTGcccattaaaatgagaaaaaaaccctTGTATTGATGGGATAAtaggaaaaatacatatatgtttacatataacaCTTATTGTACATAATCTAATACATTAGAAGTTAAACGAATGTATTATAATACATCTTATTTTAGAAGATAAATagacatatatgcacacatgttGTTTTAGAGAATTCAAGCATTCTGGCTTACCTTTCAGAGTGAGAGTCTTGATTATTAATGGAGGTAGAAAAGAGACGTTGACGAAATGCCACATTAAGAGATGCTTTCATATCCTAGGCTTGCTTACCTTCTTGTCCACGATATGAAGTGATTGGGCTCccctgttctttatatattcgcTCACTAATCCACTTACCTTCTCGCATGCATTCTATTCACTTATTTTagattagaaatttcttctaaatATCTTCTCAATCTTGTACTTTCTTTAATGTTTCGTAAGGTCTTCCCATTCAGCGTCTGTCCGATACTCCCTAGAAGCTCCTTTTGGTATCTCTTTTCGATCTTCATTGGTTGTAGTTTTGTTGtgagagttttattttcttcttcatcagcATCTGATACAAAAATTTAGGCATGAGGGAAAGAATTCTTTAGGTTACATGCAATGAACACATGAATATGTCTTAAGTACAGTTAAACGTGTGACATTTCTGAGATCTTTAAAAGTAAGGCACTCAAAATGGGGAAATGAACTTACATTTCCCAAATTTACAGTAGCTTACATTCCCCATCCCCAAATTAACAGtagctaatttaaaaataatagctgtaatgcaattttattttggttGGCTCTTTTCTCTTCTATAACTTAATATAGTGACAAATCTCAGAGCTTATCTTAAATTCTAGTATAACAGAATCTTTTGTCAATATCTTCAAAACTTTGGCAAATCAGGTTGCCATCAACCCCCTGATGATTTTCCTCGTCACCTGTTCCCATGCCAGCAGCCTTGTGCTGTTCCAGTGGATGCTGTGCAGGTCGCAGGGATAGCATTAGTTGGAGGACAATGGTTAGTTCTTTCCTGGGAGCTCTTCCTGTAGGGGCCCTAGGTCTGTCCAGCCAGCAGAGAGAAACCAAGGGCCGTGGAAGTGATGATGGCAAGCTCACCACACAGAACCATGTGACCGGGTGCTGTCCATTtacattttcttccaattttttttgcagaaaaaaaCTGAGAGCTGTCTTTATCTCTAAATCAAGCTTAAGTTTCAAATtcaacacaatattttaaaaaataatttatatcttttttcttttagtaaatatgaatttaaacttatatattaaaaatggaattatattatgCAGAGTATATTTAAGGTAccattttcacttaatataatgaagattttttatatatattaaaatgatattttatagatattatttaaaaGCAGCACAATATTCTATCACCTTAATTTTCTACTGTTGcaattttttcttcctatttcccttatttttagtagcattaaaataaatattcttaaaaatttttaatttgcttatatTCATGATTGGTGCAGTCCATGCCAtagcaggatcctaaaggagtcagcttgggctgccctctccgagttggcaggACTGCCagagggagagctgttggcaagaccgcagctacgagcacttgctacaactgtaaggatctctgccttggcatagtggtactgttttactttctctctttcgATGTTTTGGTTagtgtggcagttctctgaattcccaatagattataaaaataacacaaatgattatgCAGttattgaactaaacattcccacagaggatccgagtaaattggacaatttaaaattatccccttgtgataaattgaccacaccaacatatgttccaaaagcactgctcatgactaaatatgagctgtaGCCTAAACATACAAAGTTATATATGggatacaaaatggggaaaggaaaacttTGATATCCCCCTAGGGGACGtccaaaatatgatgtaagttggcaaacatcatttactggagattatattaatggcaaagagaatggttggtattaatgggaaattatatgattgggataaattaaatatatgggaatgaaaccatagaattccctttacttggtgatgtccagttttaaataaatcatttagaaTCAGCTGttgagataaaaatatatgctgcaaaattattaaacctgcaaaattagatcttagaagaataagagagtacacctagttttgtgagggatggtgctgtgcacaaggacactttaacatttagatcaagattacagggccacagccaatgcataacctcaaacTGTgtatgataatgctgctcaaatatccattgttccttttcattccattagaacaaaaaatcattagacccccattaaaatttaaatgttagcattgttccttttagcaaatttgtacttaacaACAGTCATTGGTTATTTGATTGTAttgtctatcactttgtaaaCACCACCCTattaatagggtggatattaaccacagcttgctaacagaaaaaggtcacaagataacttcaagacaatgaagagGATAGTTtgaatctgataacctgattccaggaaaaagaagcatgagttgatcacctaagatgtgctgacctctaaaaaagtttcctccctccTTTTTGTATTATTgacttgctgatacaataaaaatagtacccaaaatgcccctgcagagaaaaatctaaataaaaggcattgtctcttGCTCTACTGGGCCccagcccacagagagagaacgtgcatattgatgcattgaggtctccatctgtgtttgttattttcaccgaccctccctctccctttttgggtacccacaactcgactggagctggtctccggcacatGATCATTTATTGAAGATATATTCCAAAAGTCAAATGGTAGATCTAAAAATACAGATACTGCAAAGGTTTTTACATCTACTGATAGCCTCCCTCTGGAAAACTGGACCCACTTCAGGTCCCACTGACTGTATGTCATAATCATGCCTCTTTCCTACATGATAATTAATGCTAAGTATTGTCAGTTATGACCTTTTCTAATTTGATACGTGaactttttatatactttaaaatttttagtttttatctgTTCCTTAGCAAATGTTCCTTGAATGCTGGATCTGTCTCAGCCACGGTTCTGGGCTCTGCAGGTGTCGCAGTGCATAAAGTAGACGTACGCTAAAGGGAGACAGATAATGAAGTACATATTAGCATGCTGTACTTCACTCCTCAGATTTCCATTGAGAAGAGAAAACTTGTATACTCCTGGATGGAATCACTTTGGAATATACCTGCCTCTCTTAGTCGCATAattcatataatttataaaacagaaaaaaagataattgggATGAACTTCTCTACTGTCTTTCTTGGCCATATGCATTCTACCACTTTTTGCATAAAACTTACAAGAGGATGTtccctcctctgtgtgtgtgtgtggtgggcaGGTGGTGGTGGGCTAAtagttgtgattttaatttgcaggGAAATTTTATTAAAGATATGAATCATGTTTTCCAATAAGACTCACTAGAAAAgcatagttgtttttttttttcctatgtgatTCTtgtctctatttatttttattttttctggacttggagcagagagagagcgtGGTTAATTACCACCTTAAAACATCAGCAGTAAAGAAGTAAATAAGATTAATGTTGATtgtgaaaagaataaagaaggaaataaacagggtagaatattagaaaataatttggtttgAGGAATGTCTTTTTATATAGAAAGGTCTCTCTAAAGAGGAGATGTGTGCATGGAACCTAAATGATGAAGGGGAATTGAACCTGACCAGAGCCAAGGGAGAACCATTCTTTCTACagcaaacagaaaaggaacagGAAAGTCAAATTGTCTGGACAGGAAGCACTTGGTGAATTCTGGGAAGGGAAAGAAATCCAATGTGCCTGAAAACAGTGAGCAACAGGTTGTACATACACTTTGTAATTTggtgcatattttttaaaatttggtatcAACACAAAAGTTTATCAGTTGGGGGTTGCTTAAATTTATTTAGCTACTTTTGAAGCACAGAATACCATATGGTCATTAAAAAGGATAATTTAGATCTTTTTAGAGTGAAATGCAAAATTATCTACATGTAAtcaatgtatgtgtgtataatatacTTTGAGttacactttaaaatataaaaatacttatacACATATGTCTTATTGttcctatttatatatatacaggAAAACCCTAGGTTAAACATGGAACTGTTTACACTGGTTATCTCTACAGAAGAAGACTACACAAGGACTTACCTTTCCCTTAAATTGCTCATTTGTTTTCTAAGAGTCTTTATGCAGTTTCAAGGGGGAAAAAGCaggacatttttattttggaaagtcAAGAATGTAatatataactaaaattaaaagttattcTTGCTAATTTTGAGGGTGATACTCACCAAGTTTCAACAGGAATCTGTCATGTGAGAACATGTCCCTAGACTTCAAATGGGAGAAATGAGTAACTGTGTTATGAAAAAGAGCTCATCCTTAACAAGAAAGAGGAAATTGAACATCTTaacatcatttttctttattaaaaacatgattttttttctgatttcctaataaagaaaataatcaagattATCTATTGACTGCAAGTAGAATGGCATCTTAAATCAGGTTGAAAATTATTGTGACATACACCAAGTCGTGAACAAGAGCACAAGCGAGGAGAAGTTCTGAAGTTGCACAGGTCAGAGAAAGTGAACTTTGTCatacaaagacaaaatatatttcaatgcctcttaattttcttatctgtaaagcaACTTCTGGGGATTTTAAGTTAGaacccaaaagaataaaaacaacaatgaaaagagTGACTTAAGATGCAGAATCCAGAGTGATAGGGAATTTAGCTGTCATCTAGTCTAGTAATCTATTTTCTTAGAAATGTCGTTTAGAATCTGCTTGCCTGTCAGTGGGAACTGTGTGTTCCAAGTCTGCTCAGAAAGGCATCCTGTTTTCCTAGACACTCCTTGAGTGACTCATGCCAATGTTTGCTTCTGTAACTTCCCTTTATTTATGTTTCTATGGTGAACCAATGTGCCTGCTAGGAGACACGTTTGATCAGAGTTCCACAGAATTGCATATGAGAAAGACATTTGCTCTCTTTAACCTGAACTTGCATGCCTCTGCTGACATAAACTTGGTGTGTCTCTTACGAGGAGAAGGCCACCTTAAACTAACTTCCAACGTCTTGGATGGTTTACTGGAGCTCCgaagaaacaacagcaaaattTGATCAGTAAAATATCCTGCAAAGTCACTCAAATATAATTAGATTTTATATGAGTTAATAGATACACTTTGACTTTGTGTTAATTGAACTATTTTTAGATTTTGCAAACAGAGTACAGTTAAAGGATATATACTGAATTTTCAGTTAGCAGATATTAGGAGTGGAAAACTGTCCAATTTTCTCGAAAACATACATCTAATAATGGAA comes from Cynocephalus volans isolate mCynVol1 chromosome 6, mCynVol1.pri, whole genome shotgun sequence and encodes:
- the LOC134379989 gene encoding olfactory receptor 2A14-like, whose product is MGGNQTWITEVTLLGFQVNPALEFFLFGLFSLLYMLTLLGNGVILGLICVDSRLHIPMYFFLSYLAIIDMSYASNNVPKMLANLVNQKRTISFVPCIMQTFLYLAFAATECLILLVMSYDRYVAICHPLRYTVIMSWRVCVVLAISSWVFSFFLALVHLVLILRLPFCGPHEINHFFCEILSVLKLACADTWLNQVVIFAASVFILVGPLCLVLVSYSRILVAILRIQSGEGRKKAFSTCSSHLCVVGLFFGSAIVMYMAPTSHHPEEQQKILFLFYSFVNPMLNPLIYSLRNAEVKGALRRAL